GCATATCGCAGCCTCCATTGCTTTAGGATCTCCATCCAAGATTCTATCCAGAGCCCCTTCATAACCGCCAGGAAAGGCCAAAGCATTATATTCTTGATGAAAATCTGTACAGGCTTTTTGCCACTCCTTTCGCTTGTACTCATTTTTATCCCTAAATTTTACGGTTTCATCTATTCGATTCTTAAGATCATTTATCCTGCGTGAATTTCGCAATATTTCGTCCGTGTAATGACCCATTTTTATGCCTAACGCCTCAAACACCGGCTTGGTGAAGTTGGCGGCTTTTTTGGAACAAAAAAGATGACAGCTTTACCAAGTCCGCGTGCTTTGACTTGTTAACCATAGTGCCTCACCTCGGTTATTAGGACATAAGAATGCATATTTCCTTGAGGAATGCGATAAACGCCTTTGGCGCCCAAACACTTGCATGCCATAGCTGCAATTTCCCAAGCCATATTTTCATCGCACTCAACTGAAGGGTTATCAAAGACCTCATAACCCGTGACCTCATAAAGCTTCTTGACGGCAGCGGCATGCTCACGAACAGCGTCTGGCAAATTGCTATTTGACCAGAACCAGACCAAGCTCTCTTTTTCTGGAATATGAGATGCGACTGGCAAAATTGTTGCCTCTACAACTGGTTTGAACCGCCCCGGTTTTCGCGGAGGCCAGTTGGGTTAAGTCAGGCCTCCACAGCGGAGGTCTGACGGGTGAGTTGCAGATAGTAGTTTGCCTCGGCCTCTGCAGGCGGAATGTAGCCGATGGGTTCCAGCAGGCGGTGGTGGTTGAACCAGGACACCCATTCGAGCGTGGCCAGTTCCACCGCCTCCCGGGTCTTCCACGGCGCACGCCGATGGATCAGTTCAGCCTTGTACAGCCCGTTGATGGTCTCGGCCAAGGCGTTGTCGTAGCTGTCGCCCTTGCTGCCCACCGAAGGCTCGACGCCGGCCTCGCTGAGTCGCTCGCTGTACCGGATGGACACGTATTGCGACCCGCGATCCGAGTGATGAATCAGCTTGCCGTCGCGCTCAGGTTGGCGCGCGTAAAGCGCCTGTTCCAGCGCGTCGAGCACGAAGTCGGTGCTCATCGACGTGCTCACGCGCCAGCCCACGATCCGTCTGGCGAACACGTCGACGACGAAGGCTACGTACAACCAGCCCTGCCAGGTCGAGACATAGGTGAAGTCCGATACCCAAAGCTGATTCGGTCGCTCGGCACGGAACTGCCGATTGACCTTGTCCAGCGGGCACGACGCCTTGCGGTCTGTCACGGTGGTGCGCACCTCCTTGCCGCGCCTCACTCCTCTCAGGGCGAGCCCGCGCATCAGGCGTTCGACCGTGCAGCGCGCCACCTCCACGCCTTCGCGGTTCATCTGCTTCCAGACCTTGTCCGCGCCATAGACCTGCCGGTTGGCATCCCAGACTTGTTCGATCCGGGACCGCAGGGCCTCGTCCCGTTTCGCCCTGGCGCTCAGCAAAGAAGCATCCCTGCAGCGCGCCGCGTACCGGCGATAGGCCGACGGGGCAACCTGCAGAACCTTGCAGATCGGCTCGACCCCATGGGTGTCGCGGTGTGCGTCGACGAGACCGTACATCACTTCA
This portion of the Thioflavicoccus mobilis 8321 genome encodes:
- a CDS encoding IS3 family transposase (programmed frameshift) produces the protein MNKSKKFSPEVRERAVRLVQEHRGEYPSLWAAIESIAPKIGCVPQTLLDWVKRHEIESGMREGVTTAEAQRVKELEREVKELRRANEILKLASAFFGPGGARPPFEVMYGLVDAHRDTHGVEPICKVLQVAPSAYRRYAARCRDASLLSARAKRDEALRSRIEQVWDANRQVYGADKVWKQMNREGVEVARCTVERLMRGLALRGVRRGKEVRTTVTDRKASCPLDKVNRQFRAERPNQLWVSDFTYVSTWQGWLYVAFVVDVFARRIVGWRVSTSMSTDFVLDALEQALYARQPERDGKLIHHSDRGSQYVSIRYSERLSEAGVEPSVGSKGDSYDNALAETINGLYKAELIHRRAPWKTREAVELATLEWVSWFNHHRLLEPIGYIPPAEAEANYYLQLTRQTSAVEA